Proteins from a single region of Hordeum vulgare subsp. vulgare chromosome 6H, MorexV3_pseudomolecules_assembly, whole genome shotgun sequence:
- the LOC123403887 gene encoding SPX domain-containing membrane protein OsI_08463, protein MVNFGKVLVSDQLEEWKEYYINYKMMKKKVKQYVQQTQSGGRNHEQVLKEFSRMLDEQIEKVVLFLLKQQGHLASRIEKLGQQRAILTEHCDISQVSQVREAYRQVGLDLVKLLRFVDMNATGIRKILKKFDKRFGYRFTDYYVSTRANHPYSQLQPIFKQVGIVAVAGALTRNLASLQDHQGSFISIYDHPSITLKDPVIEQINNSVQKLTNSTTFLKFLGQHALIVPEDVQTSSEDLVDDQSYHFMSLMLNLVNTFLYMVNTYIIVPTADDYSVSLGAAATVCGVIIGSMAVAQVFSSVYFSAWSNKSYFRPLVFSSIMLFSGNLLYALAYDLNSLTVLIVGRLLCGLGSARAVNRRYISDCVPLKIRLKASAGFVSASALGMACGPALAGLLQTEFKIYEVTFNQNTLPGWIMCFAWVANLVWLWISFKEPDHFAQENALSTQSSESGHGRSDNLESGLAQPLLTEAKERRNENAEDNGDNEEGRKESHKPATSIAAAYRLLTPSVKVQLLIYFMLKFAMEILLSESSVVTTFYFNWSTSTVAIFLAVLGLTVLPVNVIVGSYITNLFQDRQILVASEIMVLIGIASSFHFSSSYCVAQYVVSALITFVFAEVLEGVNLSLLSRVMSSRLSRGTYNGGLLSTEAGTLARVAADMTITAAGYLGQSQLLNATLLPSLVICVASIAATFGTYNTLY, encoded by the exons ATGGTTAATTTTGGGAAGGTACTGGTGTCGGATCAATTGGAGGAGTGGAAAGA ATACTATATTAATTACAAAATGATGAAGAAAAAGGTAAAACAGTATGTTCAGCAGACTCAAAGTGGTGGAAGAAATCATGAACAGGTTCTTAAAGAGTTCTCGAGGATGCTTGATGAGCAG ATTGAAAAGGTTGTGCTCTTTCTACTGAAACAGCAAGGTCATCTTGCTAGCAGGATCGAGAAATTGGGACAACAGCGTGCCATACTTACAGAACATTGCGATATATCACAAGTTTCTCAAGTGCGAGAGGCTTATAGGCAAGTTGGACTTGATCTTGTGAAGCTCCTTAGATTTGTTGATATGAATGCTACTGGCATCCGGAAGATTCTTAAGAAGTTCGATAAGCGCTTCGGCTATCGATTTACAGATTATTATGTCTCAACTCGTGCAAATCATCCTTATTCTCAGCTTCAACCGATCTTCAAGCAAGTG GGTATCGTAGCTGTTGCTGGTGCTTTGACGCGTAACCTTGCATCTCTGCAAGATCACCAGGGAAGCTTtatatccatctatgatcatccATCAATCACCCTGAAG GACCCTGTCATCGAACAAATAAATAATTCAGTACAGAAACTCACGAACAGCACAACCTTCCTGAAATTCCTAGGACAGCACGCACTGATTGTTCCAGAAGACGTGCAAACTAGCTCAGAGGATCTTGTCGATGACCAGAGCTACCATTTCATGTcgctgatgctcaacctagtgaaCACATTCCTCTACATGGTGAACACATATATCATTGTGCCTACTGCAGATGACTATTCGGTGAGCCTTGGTGCTGCGGCGACTGTTTGCGGTGTGATTATCGGGTCGATGGCAGTTGCCCAAGTGTTCTCTTCAGTTTATTTTAGTGCCTGGTCCAACAAGTCGTACTTTAGACCCCTCGTATTCAGCAGCATCATGCTGTTTTCCGGGAATCTGCTGTACGCGTTGGCGTATGATCTGAATTCCTTAACTGTTCTCATAGTTGGCCGGCTGCTCTGCGG GTTGGGTTCTGCCAGAGCCGTGAACCGTCGGTATATCAGCGACTGTGTGCCTCTCAAAATCCGGCTGAAAGCCTCCGCAGGATTCGTCAGTGCTAGTGCACTTGGAATGGCATGCGGTCCTGCGCTGGCTGGCTTGCTGCAGACTGAATTCAAGATCTATGAAGTAACTTTTAATCAGAACACCTTGCCAGGGTGGATCATGTGCTTTGCTTGGGTTGCGAATTTGGTTTGGCTATGGATTTCATTCAAAGAGCCAGATCACTTTGCTCAAGAGAATGCTCTCAGCACACAGTCATCTGAATCTG GCCATGGACGAAGTGATAATTTGGAGAGCGGTTTAGCACAGCCTTTGCTCACAGAGGCAAAGGAGAGGCGGAATGAAAACGCAGAGGATAACGGCGACAATGAAGAAGGCCGTAAAGAGAGTCATAAACCAGCAACATCGATTGCTGCAGCATACAGATTGCTCACGCCATCCGTGAAG GTTCAGTTATTGATCTACTTCATGCTCAAGTTTGCAATGGAGATTCTACTCTCCGAATCTAGTGTCGTCACTACGTTCTATTTTAACTGGTCCACGAGCACCGTGGCCATCTTTCTAGCTGTTCTCGGGCTGACGGTTCTTCCGGTTAATGTCATTGTTGGAAGCTATATCACCAACCTGTTTCAGGACAG GCAAATCTTGGTGGCGTCTGAGATCATGGTCCTGATCGGCATCGCCTCGAGCTTCCACTTCAGCTCCAGCTACTGCGTCGCACAGTACGTCGTGTCGGCCCTCATCACGTTTGTATTCGCCGAGGTTCTTGAAG GGGTCAACCTGTCCCTCCTCTCCCGGGTGATGTCGTCGAGGCTCTCCCGGGGCACCTACAACGGCGGGCTCCTCTCGACGGAGGCCGGGACGCTGGCCCGCGTCGCCGCGGACATGACGATCACCGCCGCGGGGTACCTGGGGCAGAGCCAGCTCCTGAACGCCACCCTGCTCCCGTCCCTGGTCATCTGCGTAGCCTCCATCGCCGCGACGTTCGGCACTTACAACACCCTGTACTGA